One Lates calcarifer isolate ASB-BC8 unplaced genomic scaffold, TLL_Latcal_v3 _unitig_5190_quiver_908, whole genome shotgun sequence genomic window carries:
- the LOC108873902 gene encoding selection and upkeep of intraepithelial T-cells protein 3, translating to MHRENILFHFSELILKDRSREISGAAPPPYIRIFTAPEDGVLLQCEVRGAFPKPKVKWQSSDGSILPAEEPHVSERGGRSNITLLTTVTKTTSSHLHCVATQEDIGHVTHAEIYVSFSESTQWIPGILVGIVIGISLTVVAVKHCEMCQKYSNSYKGFDPQAKGLYSCPSDCDCHLYI from the exons ATGCACCGTGAAAacattctgtttcatttttcagaacTTATCCTGAAAGACCGATCAAGAGAAATCTCAG GTGCAGCTCCACCTCCATACATCAGAATTTTTACTGCCCCAGAGGACGGGGTGTTGCTGCAGTGTGAGGTTCGAGGTGCTTTTCCAAAGCCTAAGGTGAAGTGGCAGAGCAGTGATGGAAGCATCCTCCCTGCTGAGGAGCCACATGTCTCTGAAAGAGGAGGACGCTCCAACATTACCCTCCTCACCACCGTGACCAAGACAACGTCCAGCCACCTCCACTGTGTAGCCACACAGGAGGATATCGGCCATGTGACTCATGCTGAGATCTATGTGTCTTTCTCTG AGAGTACCCAGTGGATCCCTGGAATTTTGGTTGGAATTGTTATTGGAATTTCTCTGACTGTTGTGGCTGTGAAGCACtgtgaaatgtgtcaaaaatactcCAACTCCTACAAAG gTTTTGATCCGCAGGCAAAGGGTTTGTATTCCTGTCCTTCAGATTGTGATTGTCACCTTTACATCtga